The following are encoded together in the Plasmodium brasilianum strain Bolivian I chromosome 10, whole genome shotgun sequence genome:
- a CDS encoding UTP--glucose-1-phosphate uridylyltransferase, with the protein MEKIKDLIKIVGDENKRYIYDLIETDQMELLNHEGLNEITIFDIIKQIKEFEVVYPDGLVKYVERAKTLLKKSERATNKYANCMIEQPDNLTKIKFHWKNSCPQFNECSDTDNKLYMHSLYVETNKNGVNTSSSISNNTNEDSFDEGTVLACNSFSLTEDGSTPVTNTSTDEIVQTDQYSKNGVILPSEMRSMNKEEEDERVAAISAVSSASYASPSSGVLPPNISVIEEYIYYENIGLQEIDRVCFILLAGGLGERLNHKDIKLKLITDVVSEKTYIEYYCNYLKAFQDFIKKNKNKEIDIPFIIMLSDDTYEKTIDFFQCNKYFFLKKSQIYFLKQKKVFCFKDNEAHLDFIYKNNTFYFSKKPHGHGDIHSLISKHIEIDDLVRKGYKYLYFFQDTNALAIKVLFVCLGVTIKKELHMNFLAISRKPGEEIGAICKCTNTDTCMNVVNIEYNLLGLIIEQTNNKELVDTEGYSLYPGNTGAILFEITKYNEILKKTNGIVPEYMNPKYTDNTRQYFMHPTRVESMMQDFAYLYFSHEKGTEWNAEGPESKGKKKKIINKNKSSPDRQNGDSNGNCCCNANYRYSRVGVTQLDRALCFSAVKNNSFNAQRKTQNNNVHPECIYSAEADLYYSNCAFIELACTYNRKNFNMGKMDNKTFNGVRYCMPPKVLIEPQFAFTLTHLINKIKGNIMISNNSTLWIKSDTIITNLYLDGTLVIERLNAEDSTTTPFILDQSLYIKNRGYELVPLHHKSNDHPDNLKMRGYKLVKREALIISG; encoded by the coding sequence atggaaaaaataaaggatttaattaaaatagttGGTGATGAGAATAAAAGGTATATCTACGATTTGATTGAGACAGACCAAATGGAGTTATTAAACCATGAAGGACTAAATGAGATCACTATCTTCGACATTAtcaaacaaataaaagaatttgaAGTTGTTTATCCAGATGGGCTAGTTAAGTATGTGGAAAGAGCCAAAacccttttaaaaaaatcagAAAGAGCAACtaataaatatgcaaattGTATGATAGAACAACCAgataatttaacaaaaataaagtttCATTGGAAAAATTCCTGTCCTCAATTTAATGAATGTAGTGATACAGACAACAAATTATACATGCACAGTTTATATGTAGAAACGAATAAAAATGGAGTTAATACTTCTTCATCCATATCAAATAACACTAATGAAGATAGTTTCGATGAGGGGACAGTATTAGCGTGTAATTCATTTTCTTTGACTGAGGATGGAAGCACGCCGGTAACTAATACCTCGACTGATGAAATTGTCCAAACGGATCAGTACAGTAAAAATGGTGTTATCTTACCTAGTGAGATGAGAAGTATGAATAAGGAGGAGGAAGATGAAAGGGTTGCTGCAATATCTGCCGTTTCTTCCGCTTCATATGCTTCACCCTCTTCTGGAGTGCTCCCTCCAAACATTTCAGTTAttgaagaatatatatattatgaaaatataggACTACAGGAAATAGACCGAGTGTGCTTCATTTTGTTAGCGGGAGGTTTAGGCGAAAGACTAAACCACAaggatataaaattaaagttGATAACTGATGTAGTATCTGAAAAAACTTATATTGAATActattgtaattatttgaAAGCATTTCaagattttattaaaaaaaataaaaataaagaaatagaTATACCATTTATTATCATGCTATCTGATGATACATATGAGAAGACTATTGATTTTTTTCAAtgtaacaaatatttttttttaaaaaaaagtcaaatttattttttaaaacaaaaaaaagtattctGTTTTAAAGATAACGAAGCACATTTAgatttcatttataaaaataatacattttatttttctaaaaaaccACATGGCCACGGGGATATTCACTCTTTGATTAGTAAGCATATTGAAATCGATGATTTAGTTAGAAAGgggtataaatatttatacttttttcaaGATACGAATGCTTTAGCTATTAAagttttatttgtttgtttagGGGTTACAATAAAGAAAGAGTTACACATGAACTTTTTAGCTATTTCAAGAAAACCTGGGGAAGAAATTGGAGCTATATGTAAATGCACAAATACAGATACATGTATGAATGTGGTCAACATAGAATACAATCTCTTAGGATTAATCATAGAGCAAACAAACAATAAGGAACTGGTTGACACAGAAGGTTATTCTTTATACCCAGGTAATACTGGTGCCATCTTATttgaaataacaaaatataatgaaatattaaaaaaaacgaaCGGGATAGTACCCGAATATATGAACCCGAAATATACAGACAATACGCGCCAGTACTTTATGCACCCCACGAGGGTCGAAAGTATGATGCAAGATTTTgcctatttatatttctcgCACGAAAAGGGAACGGAATGGAATGCAGAAGGACCAGAGAgcaaggggaaaaaaaaaaaaataataaataaaaataaaagcagtCCTGACAGACAAAATGGCGACAGCAACGGTAACTGCTGCTGTAATGCTAACTACAGATATAGCAGAGTTGGTGTTACCCAGTTGGACAGGGCTTTGTGCTTTTCTGCAGTGAAAAATAATTCCTTCAATGCGCAAAGAAAAACTCAAAATAATAACGTACATCCTGAATGCATATATAGCGCAGAAGCAGATCTATATTATAGCAACTGTGCATTCATAGAATTGGCTTGTACGTACAACAGGAAAAACTTTAATATGGGTAAAATGGATAACAAAACATTTAATGGGGTACGATATTGTATGCCTCCTAAAGTTTTAATAGAGCCACAATTTGCCTTCACCTTAACTCatttaataaacaaaataaaaggaaatataatgATAAGCAATAATTCTACCCTTTGGATTAAGTCAGATACTATTATTACGAATCTTTATTTAGATGGAACCTTGGTTATTGAGCGTTTGAATGCGGAAGATTCTACTACTACTCCTTTTATACTAGATCAAAGtttgtacataaaaaatagaggATATGAACTTGTCCCTCTTCATCACAAGTCAAATGATCATCCAGACAACTTAAAAATGAGGGGGTACAAATTGGTAAAAAGGGAAGCACTCATAATAAGCGGCTAA